CAGCGACAATCACCAAACATCCTTGCATGCCTCTGGAGGAAGGAAATTAGTGGTAGAAAAGCACTTTTCTCGGTTAAACCTGGCATTACAGCGGCCTTTGTATTATATCACAACTGAATTCAATGTCAATATCGCCTCCCAGGCACACCTTGCGTAGAGAAGGAGTAATAGGTTACAATACTATAGTACTTTGGATACATATGGCACAGTTTTGCGCGTGCTGTAGCTAGAATACAAGGGGGATTATCATGCCACTGGTATCAATGACCGAAATGCTGAACAAGGCAAAGGATAATGGCTACGCAGTAGGTCAATTCAACATTAACAACCTCGAATTTACCCAAGCGATTCTCCAAGCTGCCCAAGAGGAGAACTCTCCGGTTATCCTCGGCGTCTCTGAAGGTGCCGGCCGGTATATGGGTGGGTTCGACCTGGTCACTGCCATGGTCAAGGCTTTGATGAAGGAATACAATATCACCGTTCCCGTTGCCATTCACCTCGACCACGGCTCCAGCTTTGAAGTCTGCGTCAAGGCAATGTATGCCGGCTTTACTTCCGTGATGATCGACGGCTCACATTTGCCCTTAGAGGAGAATATTGCCCTCACCAAGAGAGTTGTCGACGTTGCCCACACCATCGGTGTCTCCGTTGAGGCTGAACTGGGCCGCATCGGTGGACAAGAAGATGACCTGGTCGTCGATGAGGCCGATGCCGCCTACGCCATTCCCAGCGAGTGTGTACAGTTGGTCCAGGAGGCCGGCGTAGACTGTTTGGCTCCTGCTTTGGGCTCTGCCCACGGTCCCTACAAGGGAGAGCCGAAGCTTGGGTACGATCGCATGCAGGAGATTAGAGATTTGACGGGAGTTCCTTTGGTTCTCCACGGCGGCACCGGAATTCCTACCAAGGACATCCAACGGGCTATTTCCCTTGGAACCGCTAAGATCAACGTCAATACCGAAAACCAA
This genomic stretch from Bacillota bacterium harbors:
- the fba gene encoding class II fructose-1,6-bisphosphate aldolase, which encodes MPLVSMTEMLNKAKDNGYAVGQFNINNLEFTQAILQAAQEENSPVILGVSEGAGRYMGGFDLVTAMVKALMKEYNITVPVAIHLDHGSSFEVCVKAMYAGFTSVMIDGSHLPLEENIALTKRVVDVAHTIGVSVEAELGRIGGQEDDLVVDEADAAYAIPSECVQLVQEAGVDCLAPALGSAHGPYKGEPKLGYDRMQEIRDLTGVPLVLHGGTGIPTKDIQRAISLGTAKINVNTENQIASAAKVREVLANDPELYDPRKYLGPAREAIKETVIAKIREFGSNGKA